A stretch of Aedes aegypti strain LVP_AGWG chromosome 2, AaegL5.0 Primary Assembly, whole genome shotgun sequence DNA encodes these proteins:
- the LOC5576060 gene encoding apoptosis inhibitor 5 homolog — translation MDSSGDSIEKLYKNYEILTDAKDKIGEHELEYREILDAVKGSAKEKRLASQFIGKFFKHFPNLAELAIDRQLDLCEDEDAQIRKQAIKDLPQLCKDTKEHTPKIADILAQLLITEDVTELQQVHQSLLTLAKFDATGTLTGIFSQIVSGDEPTRYRNFQFILNKLIKIGPEVITKEVEDFVIAEIKKILLDVSADEFHLCMSILNQTKLSKTVTGHAELVAIAVEQADMEADLGSLASDDETVERFIQCASEAMPYFSSQVESTQFIKFMCEKLLPLNVWNLIGAGEDQHTTQLRLLKVFAEMCAFCGSLEKPAEKVEAIYNVLLEYMPLPPADADMNETPSFQFSHAECLLHALHTLGKQAAEFLTFPEDAAKLKDFRSRLQYLARGTQGYIKKLQESVKGKTTEEMKSEENQIKATALKTTSNISTLIRDLFHTPPSFKSVIHLSWLPPKSKAVVDAKTTAKRHAAITFEENGKSHDSKGPKHAKSSSGTQKVYTPPSGKYSGKVQNYSTKNGSGGGSSNGGRRSGGGGGSGGGGGFRRSNFGGRSGGGGGRRRY, via the exons ATGGATTCCAGTGGCGATAGCATAGAAAAGCTGtacaaaaactatgaaatcctAACCGACGCCAAGGACAAAATCGGCGAG CATGAACTGGAATATCGGGAGATTTTGGATGCCGTGAAAGGTTCCGCCAAGGAGAAACGTCTGGCGTCCCAGTTTATCGGAAAGTTCTTCAAGCATTTTCCCAATTTGGCCGAGTTGGCCATCGATCGGCAACTGGATCTGTGTGAGGACGAAGACGCTCAG ATTCGAAAACAAGCAATCAAGGATCTGCCACAACTGTGCAAGGACACCAAGGAACATACGCCGAAAATTGCTGATATCCTTGCCCAGTTGCTCATTACAGAGGATGTAACCGAATTGCAGCAAGTGCATCAATCGTTGCTAACTTTGGCAAAG TTCGATGCCACCGGGACGTTGACGGGAATCTTCAGTCAAATTGTATCGGGAGATGAACCGACCCGCTATCGGAACTTCCAGTTCATTCTGAACAAACTGATCAAGATCGGACCGGAGGTCATCACCAAAGAAGTGGAGGATTTTGTCATCGCTGAGATTAAGAAAATACTTCTG GACGTCAGTGCAGATGAGTTCCATCTTTGCATGTCCATTCTGAACCAGACTAAGCTGAGTAAAACCGTGACCGGTCATGCCGAGTTGGTGGCCATTGCCGTCGAGCAGGCTGACATGGAAGCCGATCTGGGATCATTGGCTTCGGATGACGAAACCGTTGAGCGGTTCATCCAGTGTGCCAGCGAGGCTATGCCGTATTTTTCG TCACAAGTTGAGTCAACTCAATTTATCAAGTTCATGTGCGAGAAGCTATTGCCTCTCAACGTTTGGAACTTGATTGGAGCCGGCGAAGATCAACACACCACCCAACTAAGACTGCTGAAGGTATTTGCCGAGATGTGTGCCTTCTGTGGATCGTTGGAAAAACCGGCGGAGAAGGTGGAAGCCATCTACAATGTGCTGCTG GAATACATGCCTCTTCCGCCAGCGGATGCCGACATGAACGAAACACCGTCGTTCCAGTTTTCCCACGCCGAATGTCTTCTGCATGCTTTGCATACGTTGGGAAAGCAAGCTGCTGAGTTTTTAACGTTCCCGGAAGATGCCGCCAAGCTCAAGGACTTCCGTTCCAGACTACAGTACCTGGCACGTGGTACACAAGG atatattaAGAAACTACAAGAATCTGTCAAGGGTaaaacaacggaggaaatgaaATCAGAAGAAAATCAGATCAAAGCCACGGCTTTGAAGACTACATCTAACATCAGCACTCTGATTCGGGATCTGTTCCACACCCCGCCAAGTTTCAAGTCGGTTATCCATTTGTCCTGGCTGCCACCCAAGTCCAAAGCTGTG gTGGACGCAAAAACTACAGCCAAGCGTCACGCCGCGATCACTTTCGAGGAGAATGGGAAATCTCATGACTCCAAGGGCCCCAAACATGCCAAGAGCAGCTCAGGCACGCAGAAGGTTTACACACCACCTTCGGGCAAATACTCCGGCAAGGTGCAAAACTACTCCACCAAAAATGGAAGCGGAGGAGGCAGCAGCAACGGGGGACGGCGTTCCGGTGGCGGTGGCGGCAGTGGTGGCGGTGGGGGATTCCGTCGGTCCAATTTCGGCGGACGCTCGGGAGGCGGTGGCGGCCGAAGGAGGTATTAG
- the LOC5565516 gene encoding probable DNA-directed RNA polymerases I and III subunit RPAC2 gives MPILAELAGDENSGEHSRTFVFEDEGHTLGNVLKSIICKYPDVNFCGYTVPHPAENKMHFRIQAARNVRAIDILKRGLEDLERVCDHTIETFEGAVAAHQHSN, from the exons ATGCCGATTCTAGCCGAG CTTGCCGGAGATGAAAACAGCGGAGAGCACTCGCGCACGTttgttttcgaagacgaaggcCACACGCTGGGCAATGTGCTCAAGAGCATCATCTGTAAATA TCCGGACGTAAACTTCTGTGGCTACACCGTTCCCCATCCGGCGGAAAACAAGATGCACTTCCGGATCCAGGCTGCCAGAAACGTCCGAGCCATTGATATACTGAAGCGCGGCCTGGAGGATTTGGAACGGGTGTGCGACCACACGATCGAGACGTTCGAAGGGGCCGTGGCGGCGCATCAGCACAGTAACTAG